From the genome of Acidimicrobiales bacterium, one region includes:
- a CDS encoding TrkA family potassium uptake protein: protein MRVIVVGCGRVGSELAVRLEREGHEVAVVDKNPDAFRRLPEHWTGETVVGFGFDRDDLTRAGVQRADAVAAVTSGDNSNILTARIARENFGVASVVARIYDPRRAAIYQRLGIPTVATVSWTVDQVIRRLLPDEAITAWTDPTGGVNMVEFLLPDSLCGKNMSELADGDRFRPVMVTRGGQARIVGPTMIGQEGDSVHFAARTEAMEELAKRMRVEEGAKK, encoded by the coding sequence ATGCGCGTCATTGTGGTCGGGTGCGGCCGAGTCGGCTCTGAGCTCGCCGTGCGGCTCGAGCGGGAAGGGCACGAGGTGGCGGTGGTCGACAAGAACCCCGACGCGTTCCGTCGCCTGCCCGAGCACTGGACCGGCGAGACGGTCGTCGGCTTCGGGTTCGACCGCGACGACCTGACCCGCGCCGGCGTCCAGCGCGCGGACGCAGTCGCCGCGGTCACGAGCGGCGACAACTCGAACATCCTCACCGCCCGCATCGCACGCGAGAACTTCGGCGTGGCGAGCGTCGTGGCGCGCATCTACGACCCCCGCCGCGCCGCCATCTACCAGCGTCTCGGGATCCCGACCGTGGCGACGGTCAGCTGGACCGTCGATCAGGTGATCCGCCGGCTGCTTCCCGATGAGGCCATCACAGCGTGGACCGACCCGACGGGAGGCGTGAACATGGTGGAGTTCCTGCTGCCCGACTCGCTGTGCGGGAAGAACATGTCGGAGCTCGCGGACGGCGACCGGTTCCGGCCGGTGATGGTGACCAGAGGCGGCCAGGCACGCATCGTGGGGCCGACGATGATCGGCCAAGAGGGTGACTCCGTGCATTTCGCCGCGCGAACCGAAGCCATGGAAGAGCTGGCGAAGCGGATGCGGGTGGAGGAAGGGGCCAAGAAGTGA
- a CDS encoding sigma 54-interacting transcriptional regulator: MSNRPATLGQLRESGWESIPVKEEVRRNAARRIAEGKALVDGVKGYDETVLPQLENALLAGHDIIFLGERGQAKTRIIRSLTSLLDEWVPVVAGSEILDDPYRPVSRHARDLIAERGEDTPIEWVHREDRFGEKLATPDTSIADLIGEVDPIKVAEGRYLADELTLHYGLVPRTNRGIFAINELPDLAERIQVGLLNVLEERDVQVRGYKIRLPLDVMLVASANPEDYTNRGRIITPLKDRFGAQIRTHYPLDTSTEMEVVEQEAVPLSVEGVRVEVPGYMSEIVATISHLARQSPHVNQRSGVSVRLSVSNYETLVASAVRRALRLGETEAVPRVSDLESLASSTAGKVEIETVDEGRDGQVVERIVKQAVLTVFKDVVPQDRLRDAVADFDGGLVIHTGDDVASGRFVDALGNSPTLREVVTHLSGAPGPSESAAVIASATEFVLEGLHLAKRLNKDASGTRAAYRAR, from the coding sequence ATGAGCAACCGTCCGGCCACCCTCGGCCAGCTTCGAGAGTCGGGATGGGAGTCCATTCCGGTCAAAGAGGAGGTTCGGCGCAATGCCGCCCGTCGCATCGCCGAGGGCAAGGCCCTGGTGGACGGGGTCAAGGGATACGACGAGACCGTGCTTCCGCAGCTGGAGAACGCCCTCCTGGCGGGCCACGACATCATCTTCCTCGGCGAGCGCGGCCAGGCGAAGACCAGGATCATCCGCAGCCTCACCTCGCTGCTCGACGAGTGGGTACCGGTCGTCGCGGGCTCGGAGATCCTCGACGACCCCTACCGACCGGTTTCTCGTCACGCCCGGGACCTGATCGCCGAGCGGGGCGAAGACACGCCGATCGAGTGGGTCCACCGCGAAGACCGCTTCGGGGAGAAGCTGGCCACTCCCGACACGTCGATAGCAGACCTGATAGGTGAGGTGGACCCGATCAAGGTGGCGGAGGGTCGCTACCTCGCCGACGAGCTGACGTTGCACTACGGCCTCGTCCCGCGCACCAACCGCGGCATCTTCGCGATCAACGAGCTCCCGGATCTGGCCGAGCGAATCCAGGTGGGGTTGCTCAACGTTCTCGAGGAGCGCGACGTACAGGTGCGCGGTTACAAGATCCGCCTTCCTCTCGACGTGATGCTTGTGGCGTCGGCGAACCCCGAGGACTACACGAACCGCGGCCGGATCATCACGCCGCTGAAGGATCGTTTCGGCGCGCAGATCCGCACTCACTACCCGCTCGACACATCGACCGAGATGGAGGTGGTGGAGCAGGAGGCGGTCCCACTGTCGGTCGAGGGAGTGCGCGTCGAGGTTCCCGGTTACATGTCCGAGATCGTCGCGACGATCTCTCATCTGGCGCGCCAGAGCCCGCACGTCAATCAGCGTTCCGGTGTATCCGTTCGCCTCAGCGTGTCCAACTACGAGACGCTGGTCGCGAGCGCCGTGCGGAGGGCGCTGAGGCTGGGTGAGACGGAGGCGGTGCCGCGCGTGAGCGACCTGGAGTCGCTCGCATCGTCGACTGCCGGGAAAGTCGAGATCGAAACCGTCGACGAGGGGCGTGATGGGCAGGTGGTCGAGAGGATCGTGAAGCAGGCTGTGCTCACAGTGTTCAAGGACGTGGTTCCCCAGGACCGGTTGCGCGACGCCGTTGCAGACTTCGACGGAGGCCTGGTCATACACACAGGCGACGACGTCGCGTCCGGGCGCTTCGTCGACGCCCTGGGCAACAGCCCCACGCTGCGAGAAGTCGTCACGCATTTGAGCGGCGCGCCGGGGCCCAGTGAGAGCGCGGCCGTGATCGCAAGCGCTACGGAGTTCGTGCTCGAGGGGCTGCACCTCGCCAAGAGGTTGAACAAGGACGCGTCGGGCACGCGGGCCGCGTACAGGGCTAGGTAG
- a CDS encoding sigma-70 family RNA polymerase sigma factor, with product MNSVALPASATGSALGAEADLIRRAARGDGESFEELYRRHSQVAWRFGQAVAADGDAAVQAVAEGFGRALRGLRRHSRMDTEGFRPFVLAAIYRAAVDNLHSHGAPAPVAPLDRSSTGTKGRSSKPRGADAAFVEAAFRSLPERWRAAIWLSEVEALSEDRIAPILGVSAAVAAQLVSRGRRGLLGRFEQGRRPVPAHLDAALRPLSTTVPAGLGKSVGERWAALVNDPAARFAPINAWLSERAVRPLWVSVGGLMGLSLIGLGIVGQSTGVPTGPVASGAAYGNVNAPGINPAFNHGFQSIVPGSGLNAFNLSSLNGGGAGSGGFFGGGITAPGGGYTGGGNNPPPGGNNPPPGGNNQLPGSNLLPPGTTPSTNNLLPSNPVVNVSSSGSTETVTVLPTSSGTSTASVSYCPSSGVGLSVGSVSYGCTSTSSSTDSTSLSGTLSTTTSTLSTTTTTLTSGL from the coding sequence ATGAACTCGGTCGCACTTCCTGCCTCGGCAACCGGCTCGGCCCTCGGTGCCGAGGCGGATCTGATCAGACGTGCAGCCAGGGGCGACGGCGAGTCCTTCGAGGAGCTGTACCGCCGCCACAGCCAGGTGGCGTGGCGATTCGGTCAGGCCGTCGCCGCCGACGGCGACGCAGCCGTGCAGGCGGTGGCGGAAGGCTTCGGGCGCGCGCTGCGGGGGCTGCGCCGGCACAGCCGGATGGACACAGAGGGCTTCCGCCCCTTCGTGCTCGCCGCGATCTACCGCGCTGCCGTCGACAACCTGCACTCACATGGTGCACCCGCGCCGGTGGCTCCTCTCGACCGTTCCTCTACTGGGACCAAGGGACGCTCGTCGAAGCCCCGGGGCGCCGACGCCGCGTTCGTCGAGGCAGCATTCCGCAGCCTGCCCGAAAGATGGCGGGCAGCCATCTGGTTGAGCGAGGTCGAGGCGCTCAGCGAGGACCGCATCGCGCCGATCCTCGGAGTCTCAGCGGCGGTCGCCGCCCAACTCGTCTCGCGCGGCCGGCGCGGCCTCCTCGGCAGGTTCGAGCAGGGTCGCCGGCCGGTGCCCGCGCACCTCGACGCCGCCCTGCGTCCCCTTTCTACGACGGTGCCGGCAGGCCTCGGCAAGTCGGTCGGTGAGCGGTGGGCGGCTCTGGTCAACGACCCGGCCGCTCGTTTCGCCCCCATCAACGCCTGGCTTTCAGAGCGCGCCGTCCGCCCGCTTTGGGTTTCGGTCGGCGGTCTCATGGGGCTCAGCCTCATCGGGCTCGGGATCGTCGGCCAGAGCACCGGCGTCCCCACCGGTCCTGTCGCCAGTGGCGCGGCCTACGGGAACGTGAACGCGCCCGGAATCAACCCCGCGTTCAACCACGGGTTCCAGTCGATCGTGCCGGGCAGCGGGCTCAACGCCTTCAACCTGTCGTCGCTGAACGGCGGAGGCGCCGGCAGTGGTGGCTTCTTCGGTGGTGGGATCACGGCCCCCGGCGGCGGATACACCGGCGGTGGCAACAACCCGCCCCCCGGCGGCAACAACCCGCCTCCTGGCGGCAATAACCAGCTTCCGGGCAGCAACCTCCTGCCACCGGGGACCACTCCGTCGACGAACAACCTCCTTCCGAGCAACCCGGTCGTGAACGTGAGCAGCAGCGGCTCGACTGAGACCGTCACCGTGCTTCCGACTAGCAGCGGCACCAGCACCGCCTCGGTGTCGTACTGCCCGAGCAGCGGTGTCGGCCTGTCGGTGGGTTCGGTGTCCTACGGCTGCACCTCCACCTCGAGCTCGACCGACAGCACGTCTTTGTCCGGGACGCTCAGCACCACGACCAGCACGCTGAGCACCACGACCACGACGCTCACGTCGGGCCTGTAG